The Thermococcus sp. genomic interval TGGCTCGTTCTCTTTTATCTCAAACTCTCTTATGAGTTTTTTGGGAAGTGTTATAGCACCATATCTCCCGATTTTAACTGCTAAAACAGCCTGTGCAGTCACGGCGATGGTTTTATCGGATATCTCAATTTTCCTGATTAGAACTTTAACGTAGTCATTTTGCTTTAGCCCGAAGGTTTCGAGGATTGGCCGGGGGATAGTGATACGGCCGTCTTTATTCACC includes:
- a CDS encoding AbrB/MazE/SpoVT family DNA-binding domain-containing protein, coding for VNKDGRITIPRPILETFGLKQNDYVKVLIRKIEISDKTIAVTAQAVLAVKIGRYGAITLPKKLIREFEIKENEPVEVVILDYYKFEELVSEKGRELLSRLQSRNNYKVLPTDTSYLNEIGIRYRELNGVGQ